CCAAGTTTTACATTTCCAAGAAATGATATGATTTTTTTAATCAATGTTTTCCTCCGGCTTTACGTCCATCATTTCTTTATACTTATCAACCACTGCCCTTCTGATTTGTTCTAATTGCTGACTTTCAAGAATTTCAACAATATCAACGAATTTGTTGCCAGACCTTTTCTTTGGAAAGCTTAAAAAAAGTCCACCGTGCTTTGATTCTATGAGTTTTATATCTCTTATTAAGATTAAGTCATCTAAAACTATCTCTGCAACAGCTCTAACCCTTCCGCCTATTCTTCCAGTGTTAAAAGGAAATAGATTTACTTGAGTAATCTTCATGCTTATTACATAGATAGAATGTTATTTATTTGATACTCTTCAAGATTTGGAATTCTAACTTTATTAAAGCTAATTTCCAGTGGTTTTGTAAGAAGTTTACCATTTTCATAGGCAACCATAAAATTCTTCTCACCTTGAACAAATTTTTCAACAGCAAAAACTCCAAATTTTGAAGCCATTACTCTATCGTATGCTGAAGGACTACCACCCCTTTGTATGTATCCAAGAACCTGATATCTAATTTCTCCAACATCTTTGTCTTTTAATCTTTCGTTTAGTATTTCAGAAAGTTCTTTTGCTGATGCAACACCTTCAGCAAGAACAATTATCGCAAAGTTTTTCCCCATTTCTTTTGCTTTCAAGATTGTTTCTTCAATTACATGAAGCGGAAATGGATATTCTGGTATTAATGTTAATTCCGCTCCTACAGCAATACCTACTTCTAATGCTATAAATCCGTTATCTCTTCCCATCACTTCTACAATAAAGATTCTTTCATGGGACATGGTTGTGTCTTTTATTTTATCTATTGCTTCCATAGCATTATTTACAGCTGTATCAAACCCTATTGCATAATCTGTTCCATAAATATCATTGTCAATAGTTTTTGGAATTCCTATGATGTTTAGTCCAAAATCTTTTTGCAGTAAATAAGCACCTTGAAAGCTTCCATTACCACCAATCACAAACAATGCCTCTATATTATGTTTTTGTATATTTTCATAAGCTATTTTTCTAAAATTATAATCTTTAAATCTTGGCTCTCTTGCAGTTAAAAGAATAGTTCCTCCCTTTTGTAAAATACCTGCAACAGATTTGTAATCTAAGGTCGTAAAATCGTTTTCTATAAGACCTTTAAAACCTCTTTTAAAAGCTACAACTTCAATATTATAGTAATTAGCAGTTCTAACAACTGCCCTAATGCATGCGTTAAGACCAGGGCAGTCTCCACCGCTTGTAAGTAATCCGATTTTTTTCATTATTTATTTAGCATGTAGCAAAAATCAGAAGCTTGAGCCATCTCCGGGATAATATCGCCTGTTTGTTTGTTAACATAAACTTTTCTGACAGTTGATAAATTTTCATAACCTTTTAGATTGATTTCACCTATAAAATATTTATCATTTTCGCAAACGTTGATTGTATAGTCTTTACCAAGTCCTACATAGTTTGCTATCTTTTTCTCTGCTTCTTGTTTTGTGATTGCAAATGATGCGCTTACAACAGATGTAATAGCTAATGCAAATAATACTTTTTTCATGATACAACCTCCAAAAAATTTAGGATAATTTTATCACTTTTTGAGATTAATTTGTATATGTTTTATTGTTTTTGAAGTAAGAAAACGAGAGGTAAGAGAGTGGGTTTTACTACAGGAATGTCCCGTCAGTCTGAAACAGGACTAAGTTATGGACAATTTATGCATTGCCCCCTACCTACCATCCTATTCTACGTCTCGCCAAATCATTAACAGCTTTTCCAGAGAAGTAGTCTCTTAAGAAAAAACTTTCCGAGAAAGGGGCAAGAACTTGCTAGTTAAAATTCCTTCCATCGATTTTCTCACAGAAACTTTGATTACTTTGAAGGCTTTTTATCTTCTATGCTCACTTAGAAGAATTTCCTGTTTTTCTTTTTAAAGAATCAAAAAAGAGATCCTTCGGACTAAAGTCCTCAGGATGACGAGGAATGTAAAAATGCGTCATTCTAAAGCTGTGAGAAGAATCTCCGCCTGTATGCCTTACAGTGTCATTCTGAACGAATGTTCTTATTTTCAAAAAATCAAAAAAGAGATTCTGCCGTGAAAAACCTCTTTTTATGTGATTATCCTAAGTTTATGGCTACTACTTCTTTAACTTCTGGGATAGCTTGTTTTAATCTTGTCTCTACACCACCTTTTAAAGTCCATAAAGACATATGACATCCTGAACATGCACCCATTAATCTAACATAAACAGTACCATCTTCACCAACATCAACAAGTTCAACATCTCCACCGTCAAATCTTAAATATGGTCTAACTTGCTCTAAAACTTCCTCGACCTTTTGTCTATCTATTGCCATCTTAAAGCCTCCTACTTTGTTTATGCTAAAATTATATACCAAGCGGTTAAAATTTTTATGATTTAAGTGAGGATAAATGGGGTTTTTTATTACGTTTGAAGGAATAGAAGCATCAGGTAAAACTACACAGATAAATCTTCTTTATGATTACTTAAAAAGTATAGGTAAGAATGTTATAAAGACAAGAGAACCCGGCGGGACTAAAATAGGTCAAAAAATTAGAGAAATATTACTTTCAAAATGGGATGAAAAATTTCCATACATAGCTGAACTTTTACTTTACGAATCAGACAGAAATATACATATTCAAAGCATAGTCAAACCAAGCTTAGATGCCGGTTATATAGTTTTATCAGATAGATACATTGACTCTACAACTGCATATCAGCACTAT
This is a stretch of genomic DNA from Sulfurihydrogenibium sp. YO3AOP1. It encodes these proteins:
- a CDS encoding NifU family protein is translated as MAIDRQKVEEVLEQVRPYLRFDGGDVELVDVGEDGTVYVRLMGACSGCHMSLWTLKGGVETRLKQAIPEVKEVVAINLG
- the pfkA gene encoding 6-phosphofructokinase, which codes for MKKIGLLTSGGDCPGLNACIRAVVRTANYYNIEVVAFKRGFKGLIENDFTTLDYKSVAGILQKGGTILLTAREPRFKDYNFRKIAYENIQKHNIEALFVIGGNGSFQGAYLLQKDFGLNIIGIPKTIDNDIYGTDYAIGFDTAVNNAMEAIDKIKDTTMSHERIFIVEVMGRDNGFIALEVGIAVGAELTLIPEYPFPLHVIEETILKAKEMGKNFAIIVLAEGVASAKELSEILNERLKDKDVGEIRYQVLGYIQRGGSPSAYDRVMASKFGVFAVEKFVQGEKNFMVAYENGKLLTKPLEISFNKVRIPNLEEYQINNILSM
- the tmk gene encoding dTMP kinase gives rise to the protein MGFFITFEGIEASGKTTQINLLYDYLKSIGKNVIKTREPGGTKIGQKIREILLSKWDEKFPYIAELLLYESDRNIHIQSIVKPSLDAGYIVLSDRYIDSTTAYQHYARGIDYEIVSYLNTLATDGLKPNLTFLIDIPVEISLKRLSESKDRIESEDIEFHKKLREGFLKIAENEKGRFVVIDGTMDIMEIHKIIVDSLKQRSII
- a CDS encoding septation protein SpoVG family protein → MKITQVNLFPFNTGRIGGRVRAVAEIVLDDLILIRDIKLIESKHGGLFLSFPKKRSGNKFVDIVEILESQQLEQIRRAVVDKYKEMMDVKPEENID